The genomic window TCGCGCTGCTCATCACGGCCAACGGGATGGGGTCGGGGATGTTCTCCGCGCCGAACACGTCGGCGATCATGAGCAGCGTCCCGGTCACGCACCGGGGGGCCGCGTCCGGGATGCGGTCCACCTTCCAGAACAGCGGGATGTCGCTGTCCATCGGCATCTTCTTCTCGCTGCTCATCATCGGCCTGGCCAACCGGTTGCCTGCGGCGCTCTCGTCGGGGCTCCAGGCGCAGGGCGTGCCGGCCGCGACCGCCCAGCACGCGGCGTCCCTGCCGCCGGTGTCGACGGTCTTCTCGGCGTTCCTCGGCATCAACCCGGTGCGGACGTTGCTCGGGCCGAGCGGGGTGCTCGATACGCTGCCCGCGCATAACCGGGCGGTGCTGACGGGGAAGTCGTTCTTCCCGAACTTGATTTCGGCGCCGTTCCATCACGGGTTGCTGATCGTCTTCGCGACGGCGGCCGCGATGGGCCTCCTGGCCTCCACCGCCTCCCTCCTCCGCGGCCACCCCCCTCTCCCTCCGACCTGACGCGCAGTTCCCCGCGCCCCTGGGTGGGTGCCACTTGCAGTCGCGATGCGTCTTCTGCGCCGTCGTGGCTTGTCGCGCAGTTCCCCGCGCCCCTGAAAAACGCTCACCCTCTGCGCCAGCAACACCTCTGCCAGGGACCAACCCCCGACGGCGGAAGAGGCAGGCCTCAAGGGGCGCGGGGAACTGCGCGACAAGCCCCCACGCACCGGCACTGCGAACGCCACCGCAAGTGGCACCCACCCCAGGGGCGCGGGGAACTGCGCGCCCAGCCCGAGTGCGGCGGCACTGTGAACGCAACAGGACGGGGCACCCACCCCAGGGGCGCGGGGAACTGCGCGCCCAGCCACGGCGGCGGGAAGCCGGCGACGCCACCGCAAGTGGCAGCCGCGGGTGACGGCGCGGGCCACCGCCGGGGTGGGAAAGGTAGCGGCGCCACCGCAGGTGGCACTCCCCCTGTAACGCAAGCGCAGCGTCATCGCGTCGAAGAGGGTGAGACCGCGTCCCCCCGAAAGGAGCCGCAGGCGTGCGAAAAGTGCAGACGCAGGCCTACCTGGAGTTCGCCCGGGCCCGCGCGGGCCCGCTGTACCGCTCGGCGTGCCTGCTCGCCAGCGGCGACACGCACCTGGCCGAGGACCTGGTCCAGGAGACGCTGGGCCGGATGTACCTGGTCTGGGGCCGGACGGCCAAGCTCGGGAATCCGGCCGCGTACGCCCAGACCGTCCTGGTGCGGGCGTTCCTGACGCATCAGCGCCGCCGCAGCAGCGGGGAGCGCCCGATCGCCGAGCCGCCCGACCTCCCGGCGGCGCCCGGCAGTGACACCACTCTCCGCGTCACCTTGCTTGAGGCACTCGCCCGGCTGGCCCCGAAGGACCGGGCGGTGCTGGTGCTGCGGTACTGGGAGGACCGCAGCATCGAGGAGACCGCCGCCGCGCTGGAGGCGTCACCCGGCGCGATCCGCACCCGTTCCGTACGCGCCCTCGGCCGGCTGCGGGATGAACTCGGCGGCGAGCTCTCGGACTTGACCGCACGCTGACCCGCGCCCAGCCGCGTGCACCCACCCCCATCCGTCATGACAACCCGCACTTGTGAGGACACCCATGCCCATGGAATTCGAAGACGACCTCGGCGACGCGATGCGCCGTACCGCCGACACCTTCCAGCCCGACCACCCCGCGGAACTCGTGGGCGCGGGCCATCTCAGAGGCCGCCGGCTGCGCCGCCGGCGTACGGCCACCGTCGTGGCGGGGGCCGCCGCCCTCGCGGTGGTCGCGGTCGGCGGCGTGCTGGGCTCCGGGATCGCGCGGAGCGGCGACCACGGCAGCGGAGTGGCCGCCGCGCCTGAGCAGCCGCAGCTGGTGGGGTCGGCTTCGGCCGTCCGCCCGGTGAGCGGGCAGAAGGTCGCCCAGATCTTCGGCCGCCTGCTGCCCGCCGGCAGCGTCAAGGACCTGGAGGGCGTCGGCACGGAGTACCGCCCGTACGCCTCCGCGACCGCGCTGTTCGACGACGGCGCCGGCCCCGGCGAGGTCACGATCAATCTGGAGCGCGGGGCGGGTCCCGTCGGCGACTGCCCGCCGGCCGCCCAGAACCCGGGCACGTGGTGCTCGATCACCCATGTCAGGGGCGGCATCCTGAAGGTCTTCAAGGGCTGGGAGTACCCGGACCACCGTGGCGGTGAGAAGGACTGGACGGCGACCTTCGTCACGTCGGACGACACCGGGATCCAGCTGAGCCAGTGGAATTCGACCCGGGAGAAGGGGGCCTCGGCCACCCGGACGGACCCGCCGCTGAACGTCACCGAGATGACCACCATGGTCACCAGCGACCTCTGGAAGCCGGTCCTGGACGCGCTCCCCGACCCCGCGAAGTGCCTGAAGTGCGGGCCCGTGCCGGGCAAGTGACGGCGCCGGCTGACACAGCCGGGCTGCGGGCGCCAGACCTGGGGGTCTTCCCGTTCACGTGCTTTTTGCGCATGCTTTGAGTACCTGGGTGCCGTCTGCCGCGGCTTTCGGGTGACAATGCGAAGTCGAGGCGCAAGACGTACGAGGCAGAGTTAGCCCCCTGAGTGAAGCGAGGATCCCATGTTTCGAAACGGGCTGGAGCCGTGGCACCTGGTCCTGGTGGCGATCGTCGTCATCTTGGTCTTCGGTTCGAAGAAGCTCCCCGAGGCCGCCCGCGGCCTGGGCAAGTCGATGCGCATCCTGAGGTCCGAGGCCAGGGCGATGAAGCACGACGACCCGGCCACCACCGCATCGCCGACCCCCGGGTCCTCGGCGACGCCGGCGCCCGACGCCCTCACCCCCACCGACGTGGTGACCGCGAACGAGGCCACCCCGACGCTGCAGCCCACCACCACGGCCAAGTAAGCGCACCCGCCCCAGGCGGGACGAGCCCCGGACGGGAGTCCGGGGCTTCGCGCTGCCCGGGAGGGGAAACGCTTCGCGCTGCCCGGGAGGGGCAGGCCGCCGCTGCCGGGATCCGGCAGCCTTGGTAGGTTCGCGTGTCCGGGTTCTGGAAGCAGGGGTGGGGCAGTGGTGGCGGCCGGGACAGGTACGGGCGTGGGGACGGCGGCCGCGCGTAAGGGCAAGGGCGCGGGGACGCACCCGCCCGCGGTGCCGGCGGAGTTCCTGGCCGGATTCCCCGAGACGCTCGCCGACGTCTCCCGCAGCTGCCGGGCGCTGACCCGGGCGGAGCGCGAGAGCCGCAGGGCGCTCGGCGAGCAGGCCGCCGACGCGGGCTTCGGCCTGCGCGAACTGACCGCGAGCCATCTCGCCGCGGCCCGGCAGGCCTGGTCGTCGCTGCCGGGGGTGGCCGCCGCCCGCGACACCGCCGAGCTGCGCAAGGCGGGGGCCGCGGTGCTCGCCGCGCTCGAAGCGGGGATCGGCGCGCTGGCTGAGGGCCATGCCCGCGCCCAGCGGCACGCGGTGCGCCGGGCCGACGCGGCCCGCCGCGCCTTCGTCGACGACCTGCTCTACGGCCGCAGCGACCCGGGCCGGATCGCCGAGCAGGCCGAGGGCTTCGGGCTGCGGCTGGCCGAGCGGCACACCGTCGCGGTCGCCGCGGCGCCGCCGGGGGAGACGTATGACGAGGCGCACCCGCTGCTGCGGCGGATCGAACGCGAGCTGGCCGGCCGCTTCGGCGACCACGACGCGCTGATCGCCCCCAAGGACGGGCGGCTGGTGTGCGTGGCCCCCACCGGGCAGCAGCAGGTGCTGGACGCGTTCGTGAGGCTGGCCTCCGCCCACGAGCCCGCCCGGGTCGCGGTCAGCCGCACGCACAGCGGCGCGGTGGGTGTGGTGCGCTCCTACGAGGAGGCGCTGAGCGCGCTGGACCTCGCGGAGCGCCTCGCCCTGGACGGCCGGGTCCTGAACGTGGCGGAGCTGCTGGTCTTCCCGGTCCTGATGCGCGACCGGGCGGCGATGTCGGACCTGGTCCAGTCGGTGCTCGGGCCGCTGCTGGCGGCGCGGGGCGGCGCGGGCCCGCTGCTGGAGACGATCTCGGCGTACGCGGCCGCCGGCTATGTCAACGCCGAGGCCGCCCGCCGGCTGGATCTCAGCGTGCGCGCGCTGTCCTACCGCCTGGAGCGGATAGCCGCGCTCACCGGCTTCGACCCCGACGACCCGCTCCAGCGCTACACCCTGGAGACCGCCGCCCTGGGCGCCCGGCTGCTCAGCTGGCCGCCGGCCTCACCCTGAGCAGGCGCGGCTCAGGCGCCGCAGGCCTCCTCGTCCTCGGCCCGCGCGGCGGCGCACTCGGCGCGCAGCCCCGCACTGATCGCCAGCCCGATGTCCCGCAGGGACGCCAGCTGTTCGGGCGTCAGCACGTCGAAGATGTGCTCGCGCACCGTCGTGACGTGCCCCGGGGCGGCCGCGGCCAGCGCCGCGTAGCCCTCGTCGGTCAGCGCGCAGACCCACCCGCGGCGGTCGCCGTCGGCGGGGCGCCGCTCGACCCAGCCGTTGCGCTCCAGTGCGGCCACCGCATGGGAGAGCCGGCTCCGGGAAGAGAGCGAGGCATCCGCGAGTTCACTCATACGGAGGCGTCGGTGCGGTGCCTCCGAGAGGCGGACGAGGATCTCGTAGTAGGCCATGGGCATGCCCGAGTCCTGCCGCATCTGCCGGTCTATGTGTGCGGAGAAGGCCACACTGGCGGACAGGTAGGCCCGCCAGATCTCCTGCTCCTCCGCACTCAGCCAGCGCACATCGTTCATATGTTCATCATACCGGTGGTTGAACTCTCAACACCATCGGGATATGGTGAATGAGGTTTCAATCACCAGCAACCATTGATGGTTCCGTCCAAGGAGTATCAGCCATGAGCTCGCAGACCGCAGTGATCGACGGCTATGTCGCCGGTACGTGGACGATCGACACCGTGCACTCCGACGTGTCGTTCTACGTCCGTCACCTCGGCGTTTCCAAGGTCCGCGGCCACTTCGCGACCTTCGAGGGCACCATCGTCACGGCCGAGGACCCGCTGGAGTCCACCGTCAACGCGGTGATCAAGACCGCGTCGGTGAGCACCAACAACGAGACCCGGGACGGCCACGTGCGCAGCGCGGACTTCCTGGACGTCGAGAACTTCCCGGAGATGACCTTCACCTCCACCGGGGTCCGCCCGCAGACCTCCGAGCTGTTCGAGGTCGACGGTGAGCTGACGCTGCACGGCGTCACCAAGCCGGTCACCCTCACGCTGGAGCTGAACGGCTTCGGCAAGGGCTTCGACGGCAACGCCGTCGCGGGCTTCTCGGCCGCCACCGAGATCAGCCGTGGCGACTTCGGCGTCACCGGCGGCGCCGCCGGTGCCGCGGTCAGCGACAAGATCAAGATCGCCCTGGAGATCGAGGCGGGCATCACCCAGGCCTGACCCCAGGCACCGCAGTACGGCTCCATCGCCACCGGCCGCCCTCCGCTTCAGTACGCGGACGGCGGCCGGTGGCGTTTCGGTTCCCGCACGACCCGGACACGATCGATGCAAGAAGTCTGCCGGAAAGCGGCAATGCCCGGCGTCCCCGGGTCCTGCCACGATCAATGCGCCACCGGTTGGCAGGGGGGAACGGGGGCACGGGGGAGCAGGGGGGAGCAGCGGTCATGGCGTCCACGGAGGGCGCCATGACCGGCTGGCCGGCGAGGGCCCGGCCGCGGCGTCGCCGGTGCGCCGGCCGCCGCCGGGGCGGCGGCCTACTCGCGTACTCAGCCCTTGCGGCCGACGCCGCTGCTGGTGGGGCCGGGGGGGAAGGAGCCGAAGGGCCGCTCTCCCGGGTGCGCGGACCTGCAGGCGGGCGGGGGGCCTTGCGCGATGCCCGAGACCGCGATCCCGGCAATACCGGAAGGAGAGTCCGCGGGCTCTTCCATCAAGGTGAGGTCGAAGTAGTAGCCGGCCGGGATCGCACTGGGCTTGACGTGCCAGACGAAGGCCTCATTGACCACCTTGCCCGGGTAGTAGATCTTGTCGATCTGCCGATTCGGCAGGCTCTTGCGGTGGCCCGCCCCAGGCGGAGCCGCGTCGCAGTCGTCCCGCGCGACGAAGATACCCTCGGCCGGGATGCCCACGCGCTCGAAGTCGGCCCGGATCTTGGCCTGGTCGAGCTTGGATGTGATCTTCACGCTGACCTCGACCCAGCCGTCCCTGCCCTTCTCCAGGGTGTAGTTGGCGTTGACGATCTTCTCGGTCGTTCCGCCCGCCGCCTGTGAGGGCTTGGCGCCGGTGCTGCCCAGCACCGTGAAGGCGACGCCGACCGCGGCCGCGATGGCCACGGGGACGGCGATCGCGGTCAGGCGCCGCCGGCGCCGCGGGGCGGGGGCGGCGGCTGTCTGCTCGATCTCGTGCATGAGGTGTTCCTTCAGGACGGGTCGGCGGCCCGCGGGCAGGTCCCGATCCGCCGGTACCGGCGCCATCCGCGCCAACTCCTCGCGCTCTGCCGGGCTCGGCCCGTTCGGCTGGCGGTTCATCGGGTTCCTTCCTGTGCTGGCCGGGCCGCGGTGCTGCGGCCTCCTGGTACCTGTCCGCGGGCGGGGCGGAGTTCCCGATTTCTGGTGGAAAGCGAGGTATCCGTGAGTTCCCGCAGTTTCCGCCGGGCGCGGGAGAGCCGCGACCGTACGGTGCCGACCGGCACGCCCAGCGCCTGCGCGGCCTCCCGGTAGTCCAGCCCCGACCACACGCACAGCGCGAAGACCTCCCGCTCGCCGCGTCGCAGCGTCGCCAACGCCGCCTGGACCGCGGCGAGTCTCTGGACGTCGTCGATCCTGCCGGCCACCTCGTCGGCGAAGTCGGGCGTCACGTCCTCGCGCGGCAGCCGTGCCGTGGCGGCCGCGTATCTGCGGGCGGTACGCGAGGAGTTGCGCGCGGCGTTGGTCGCGATCCCCAGCAGCCACGGCCGCAACGAGCCGCCCTCGGCGTCGATCCGCACCCGCAGCCGCCACGCTTCGAGAAAGGTCGCGGCCGTCACGTCCTCGGCCGTCGCCCAGTTGCCCGTCAGCCGGAACGCGTGGTTGTACACCGAGCGGGCCCAGTCGTCATACAGCCGCCCGAACGCGCCGGGATCCCCGGCGCGCAAGCGGGAGCGCTCATCCGTCTCCATACCCTCTAGCTGTCCGCCCGCCCGCGCCCGGTTCCCGTGACGCCGGTCATAGCCGGCGGGCTATTCGGCCTGGGCCACCTCGATCGAGCCGTGGAGGTCGTGGGCGGCCTCAAGGGCGCAGGCCGCGGAGAGGGTGAGGCAGGCGGCGAGGAGGAGGGCCACCGTGCGGGGGGTGGGGGAGGGATGGGGGCGGGTGAGGAGGGCGGCCACCCGGCGGGGGACGGGGCCGGCGGCCGCGGACAGGGCCGCGGCGGGGCGGGGCAGGGACGGGCGGGTGGCCAGGGCCGCCCGCCCGATGGCCCGGGCGGCGACCCGGCGGTCACCGACGGACGCCGCCGCGGCCTCGTCGGCCCAGCGTTCGAGCGTGTACGACAGCGGCGCCCGCAGCACCCGCAGCGCCGGGTGGCCGGCGCAGGCCAGCGCGAGGGCGGTGAGGAAGAGGTGGTGGCGCCCGGTCAGGTGCGCGCGCTCGTGGGCGAGCAGCACCTCGCGCTCCACCGGGTCGAGCGCCTTGAGCATGCCGGTGGTGACGACGATCCGCCCGGGGCGCCCGGGGAGGGCGTACGCGTCCGGCCCGTCCTCGTCCAGGACGGTGAGGTCGCCGGCCTCCGTACCGGACGCGGCGGCGGCGCGGCGGGCACGGGCGGCCAGCACCACCCGCTGCCGTGAGGTGTGGACCAGGGCCGCGCCCACCGCCGCCAGCAGCACCGCGGCGACGCAAGCGGCCGGCACGGTCACCTGGTCGCCGACGACCGGCAGGACGAGGTGGCCGAGCGCGGCCACCGGGGGGAGCCGGAGCGCGCCGGCCCCGGCGAGCAGCGCAAGCGCGGCCGTGCTGCACGCGGCAAGCGCCACGGCGGAGCCGGCCAGCAGCCAGGCCGCCGCGCGCGGCGACAGTGCCTCGGCCAGCCGCCGGGCGGCGGGCGCGGCGAGCAGCGGGAGCAGCAGGGGCGCCCAGACGGCGTAGTTCACGAGCCGGAACCTCCGCGAGTGGAAGTGTCACCGGCACCGTCCCCGCCGCCGCGGGAGGCGTCACCCGAGTCCGCGACGCCGCGGGAAAGCCCGCCGGAAAGCCCGCCCGGATCCTCGGGCTCCTGCGCCAGCAGCTCCCGCAGCAGCTGCTCGTCGTCCGGGTCCAGCTCCGAGACGAAGCGGGCCAGCACGGTGCCGCGCAGCGCGTCCGCGGATTTGTCCAGCTCGGTGCGCATGCGGCGGGCGGCGAGGCCGGGCGGGTCCTGGGCGGGGAGGTAGGCGTAGCCGCGCCCGGCCCGGGTGCGGCTGACGGAACCCTTCTCGTGGAGGCGGGCGAGGATCGTGGTGACGGTGGTGCGTGCGAGGTCGGCGCCGACCGCGGCGACCAGTTCCCGCTGGACGTCGGCGGGGGTGAGCGCCCGGCCGTTCGCCGCCCAGAGGGCCGCGAGCACGCTTGCCTCCAGCTCGCCCGAAGGGCGGCGGGCCGACGCACTGGCGTCCGGCATGAATCGCTCCTTCCCGCTCATTCGTCTACAGTGCTGTAGACCGACTACAGGACTGTAGTCAGCAGGGGTGCCGCACCGCGCCCCCGGACCCATTATGGGAGGGCTCCCCCGCCATGCCCCTGCCCGCACTGCACCAGGCGGTGAACGTCCTCGACGCGACCTCGCTGCTGTCGTCCTTCGGCGCCGTCGGCATCGCCGTCGTGATGTTCGCCGAAACCGGTCTGCTCATCGGCTTCTTCCTCCCCGGCGACTCGCTGCTGTTCACCGCCGGGCTGCTCAGCGTGTCCGGTGCCTCCGACGTGGTGCACCTCACGCTGTGGCAGGTGCTGGTCGCCGCGACGGCCGGGGCGCTGCTCGGTGCGCAGACCGGTTACGTCATCGGGCGGCGCGGCGGGCCCGCGCTGCTGGCCAGGACGAAGAGCCGCAAGATCCACCAGGGCACCGCGCGGGCGGGTGAGCTGCTGGAACGGTACGGGCACGCCAAGGCCGTCGTCCTGGCCCGCTTCGTCCCGGTGGTCCGCACCGTGCTCAACCCGCTGGCCGGCGCGCTCGGCGTGCCCGCCAGAGCGTTCACCTTCTGGCAGGTCGCCGGCGGCACCGTGTGGAGCGTCGGGCTCGTGCTGGGCGGATACGCGCTCGGCTCGTCGGTCCCGCACGTCGACACCTACCTGCTGCCGATCGTGGCGGTCATCGTCGCGGTCTCCCTGGCCCCGCTGGTCCTGGAGCTCGTACGCAGCCGGCGCCGCGGTTCCTCGGCGGAGGGCCTGTGACCGGGCGGTTCGACGCGGGGGCCTACCGCTGGGTCACCGAGCTCGCGCAGCGGGCGCCGCATGCTGTGGACGAGGCGGTCCGCCTCTTCAGCGACTACGGGCTCGGCGTCTTCGCCGTGATGATGCTCGTGGTGTGGTGGCGCGCACGGTCCGCGGACGCGGGCACGATGGCGGCGGCGCTGTGCGTGCCGCTGGTCGTGGTCGCGGTCTACCTCGTCAACGACGGTGTGAAGTCGGTGTTCGCCGAGCAGCGGCCGTGCAGGACGCTGCACGTGGTGACGGTGGAGGCGTGTCCGCCGCTCGGGGACTATTCCTTCCCGAGCAATCACTCGGCCCTCGCCGCGGCCGCCGCCGTCGCGCTGGCGCTGGCCGCGCCGCGGGTGGGGCTCGCCGCGGTGCCGGTCGCGGTCCTGATGGCCGCGTCGCGGGTGTGGATCGGGGTCCACTACCCCCACGACGTGCTGGCCGCCCTGCTGCTGGGCGCGCTGCTGGCCTGGCCCCTCGCCCTCGCCTCGCGGCAGGCGGCGGCACCGGTCGTGCTGCGGCTGCGCGAGACGAGGCTGCGGGCGCTGCTGGCGGGCGCGGACGCCCGCCGGGTCGCTCAGTAGCGGTCGAGGATCAGCTGCGTCTTGAGGATGTCGCCGTGGTACAGCCAGCCGTGCGCGTCGGCGACCGCGATGGCGTCGGCGTGCAGGTCGGCGGCGTCGTCGTGGTCGTCGGTCTTGAACGACACCTCCACGACGTATTCGGTGCCGGTCCCGCTGGCGGCCTTCACCGGCAGCACCTCGATGCTGGCGTCGTCCGAGGACTCCCAGTCGCCGGACCAGACCTGCGAGGTCACCGGGCCGTTGGCGGCGGCGGCGTCCAGCGTGTCGGCACCCCAGTTCTTGCTGTTCCAGTCCTCCAGCTTGCCGGGGATCTCGTCGGCCAGCCAGGACCTGCCGGTGCTGCTCGACGGCATCGAGGTGCCGGAGTAGCCGCTGTCGCTGTGGCTCTTCTCGTTGCTGAAGCTCAGCGTCTGCTTGGCGTAGCCCCAGTCCACCTCGGCGTCGTAGTTGGTGTCGCTGCTGTCGAAGCCCTCGTCGTCGGCCTCGTCCAGGGCCGCGTCGATGTCGCCGCCGGTGACCGGGAAGCGCTTCTTGTAGGACTCCTCGAAGTCCGAGCCCGACTTGTGACGCAGCCGGACGTCCCAGCCCTGGGCGTTCAGGGCGAGCGCCGAGGTGTCGAAGTATTCATAGGAGCGCGACTTGGCCGAGCCAGAGATCCCGAAGGCCGACTTCACCGCGGAGAGCGGCGCGTGCGAGGCGTCGAGTGCGGCGGTCGTCAGGTCGATCTTCACCTCGTAGGTCGGCTTCGCGTTCGAGTCGGCGAAGGCCGGCGCCGCCGGGCCGAGGACGACGAGTGAGGCGGTGAACGACACGGCGAGGCCGACCGCGGCGGCGGTGCGGTGGCGACGGGCCGAGGAAGTAGTGGTCATGCCAAGAACGTTCCGCCGGCGGGTGATCGGGGGATGGTCGCGAGGCGTTCGGCACATGAAGCGAAGATGTCGGGCGGGACCCGTGGCGGTCGCCGCCCACGG from Streptomyces sp. NBC_01198 includes these protein-coding regions:
- a CDS encoding RNA polymerase sigma factor, whose protein sequence is METDERSRLRAGDPGAFGRLYDDWARSVYNHAFRLTGNWATAEDVTAATFLEAWRLRVRIDAEGGSLRPWLLGIATNAARNSSRTARRYAAATARLPREDVTPDFADEVAGRIDDVQRLAAVQAALATLRRGEREVFALCVWSGLDYREAAQALGVPVGTVRSRLSRARRKLRELTDTSLSTRNRELRPARGQVPGGRSTAARPAQEGTR
- a CDS encoding M56 family metallopeptidase: MNYAVWAPLLLPLLAAPAARRLAEALSPRAAAWLLAGSAVALAACSTAALALLAGAGALRLPPVAALGHLVLPVVGDQVTVPAACVAAVLLAAVGAALVHTSRQRVVLAARARRAAAASGTEAGDLTVLDEDGPDAYALPGRPGRIVVTTGMLKALDPVEREVLLAHERAHLTGRHHLFLTALALACAGHPALRVLRAPLSYTLERWADEAAAASVGDRRVAARAIGRAALATRPSLPRPAAALSAAAGPVPRRVAALLTRPHPSPTPRTVALLLAACLTLSAACALEAAHDLHGSIEVAQAE
- a CDS encoding SigE family RNA polymerase sigma factor is translated as MRKVQTQAYLEFARARAGPLYRSACLLASGDTHLAEDLVQETLGRMYLVWGRTAKLGNPAAYAQTVLVRAFLTHQRRRSSGERPIAEPPDLPAAPGSDTTLRVTLLEALARLAPKDRAVLVLRYWEDRSIEETAAALEASPGAIRTRSVRALGRLRDELGGELSDLTAR
- a CDS encoding PucR family transcriptional regulator gives rise to the protein MGTAAARKGKGAGTHPPAVPAEFLAGFPETLADVSRSCRALTRAERESRRALGEQAADAGFGLRELTASHLAAARQAWSSLPGVAAARDTAELRKAGAAVLAALEAGIGALAEGHARAQRHAVRRADAARRAFVDDLLYGRSDPGRIAEQAEGFGLRLAERHTVAVAAAPPGETYDEAHPLLRRIERELAGRFGDHDALIAPKDGRLVCVAPTGQQQVLDAFVRLASAHEPARVAVSRTHSGAVGVVRSYEEALSALDLAERLALDGRVLNVAELLVFPVLMRDRAAMSDLVQSVLGPLLAARGGAGPLLETISAYAAAGYVNAEAARRLDLSVRALSYRLERIAALTGFDPDDPLQRYTLETAALGARLLSWPPASP
- a CDS encoding phosphatase PAP2 family protein produces the protein MTGRFDAGAYRWVTELAQRAPHAVDEAVRLFSDYGLGVFAVMMLVVWWRARSADAGTMAAALCVPLVVVAVYLVNDGVKSVFAEQRPCRTLHVVTVEACPPLGDYSFPSNHSALAAAAAVALALAAPRVGLAAVPVAVLMAASRVWIGVHYPHDVLAALLLGALLAWPLALASRQAAAPVVLRLRETRLRALLAGADARRVAQ
- the tatA gene encoding Sec-independent protein translocase subunit TatA codes for the protein MFRNGLEPWHLVLVAIVVILVFGSKKLPEAARGLGKSMRILRSEARAMKHDDPATTASPTPGSSATPAPDALTPTDVVTANEATPTLQPTTTAK
- a CDS encoding MarR family winged helix-turn-helix transcriptional regulator; the protein is MNDVRWLSAEEQEIWRAYLSASVAFSAHIDRQMRQDSGMPMAYYEILVRLSEAPHRRLRMSELADASLSSRSRLSHAVAALERNGWVERRPADGDRRGWVCALTDEGYAALAAAAPGHVTTVREHIFDVLTPEQLASLRDIGLAISAGLRAECAAARAEDEEACGA
- a CDS encoding YceI family protein yields the protein MSSQTAVIDGYVAGTWTIDTVHSDVSFYVRHLGVSKVRGHFATFEGTIVTAEDPLESTVNAVIKTASVSTNNETRDGHVRSADFLDVENFPEMTFTSTGVRPQTSELFEVDGELTLHGVTKPVTLTLELNGFGKGFDGNAVAGFSAATEISRGDFGVTGGAAGAAVSDKIKIALEIEAGITQA
- a CDS encoding DedA family protein encodes the protein MPLPALHQAVNVLDATSLLSSFGAVGIAVVMFAETGLLIGFFLPGDSLLFTAGLLSVSGASDVVHLTLWQVLVAATAGALLGAQTGYVIGRRGGPALLARTKSRKIHQGTARAGELLERYGHAKAVVLARFVPVVRTVLNPLAGALGVPARAFTFWQVAGGTVWSVGLVLGGYALGSSVPHVDTYLLPIVAVIVAVSLAPLVLELVRSRRRGSSAEGL